The genomic DNA GCGAAATTATTGAAGCATTACCGAATGCTCAATTTCGCGTAGAGCTAGACAATGGGCACGAAATTTTAGCCCACGTATCTGGCAAAATGAGAATGTACTATATTAAAA from Fodinibius salinus includes the following:
- the infA gene encoding translation initiation factor IF-1; this translates as MAKQEPIKQDGEIIEALPNAQFRVELDNGHEILAHVSGKMRMYYIKILPGDRVAVEMSPYDLSKGRITYRYK